One Amphiprion ocellaris isolate individual 3 ecotype Okinawa chromosome 5, ASM2253959v1, whole genome shotgun sequence genomic region harbors:
- the LOC111569783 gene encoding immunoglobulin-like and fibronectin type III domain-containing protein 1 isoform X1, which produces MSSTANQSSQVPVGFNKRSRVPGVTITQFVDPLPAGKSTPDFARKTMNVTAQEGKKAVFKAMVSGEPAPTVTWGRNKGEVEDPQIYKIKYDERAREHILEIHKVKPIHADTYKCFVTNEYGKAVSTATLTVLTGGMKKNNHAANGQAQDFRSMLKKTVVTRKKQLPPKKEGEIDPKLWELLLSAPKKDYEKICLDFGVTDFRWMLKRLNQMKKEREEEQAKVVENLDNVKQIEVKPNGRAEFGFDMKLLDPNSAIHLYKDGTMVPYGYDENSKPCLKKEGTKYVFTMKDLQPEDAGFYQVDVEDANVLTTDFQVPNVEFTTKIKDVKAVESEDAIFECVLSTPLNRITWSKGNSSLEHGDKYEITVSEDKLTHMLRVKDCGMDDTGAYYAIAGINSSSASLTVEADPNRRKGKTGDQDGLSKAALQKEKDDLDTKGDGKDGSGDGTDGDKSDGDGKNKNLLGDGDGDGKKKKRSRTGPLVPDTVVDRGVQFVSGLSDTAANVGERAELSCKLSSDTSEGRWYKNGKLLTNGDGVTIIKDGACHRLIIDCCNKDDAAVYRFEAEGRKSEATLNVEDPPHIDPDALGKFTKPVIIKAGENAEWKLPFSGGAPMTIQWYKDDEELQPGLNVKIDISDTESQLRLMKCQRKDCGEVKIKIKNEYGTREAISKLIVLDKPTPPQGPVDIMESAVTSVEFKWKPPKDSGGCPITNYIIERQQVGRNKWSNLGEIPGSNPSYKDSDVDPGRRYCYRIRAKNAEGISDYLQTEDIAAGVLRYPGVPAAPKVVSAFKDCINLSWCPPCDTGGTKIVGYNLEKNKKGTNYWSLINQNGPITDTKYAVKDVFEGAAYEFRVSAINLSGTGDPSIPCDTVIARDPMKPPGKVIDLKLTSSTYTTFSLAWTKPKEVQGVEDEAQGYHVEIRPIESLEWTRCNAIPITITSYTVLGLKAMASYWVRVIATNYGGDGEPQGFDNYIIAMPPPVKPKFTDHKMKTFVVVKSGNTVRLNINFEASPLPEISWVKDGIPVPKHVTITNHDKGSQLLIPTSERSDSGIYTITVRNMVGQESFSIEIRVTDDPRPPGPVELNQNIPGTVTLCWASSPDEKRDDRLHYMVSKRDSFKRTWRTVADNLFNNKFTVVNILPGREYYFRVFAKNDMGLSPPSESPVFGTKKEKGQFKVNMPEMKSLDFEAPPSFIVPLKRRTAPQGYECYMSCAVRGNPAPRVTWYRNNISLNTNTNYHITNVCGVCSLLILRVGPRDNGEYKVVIDSKLGTAESSMSLNVRE; this is translated from the exons atacaCAAAGTGAAACCCATCCATGCTGACACTTACAAGTGCTTTGTTACCAATGAGTACGGAAAGGCCGTCTCCACTGCCACTCTCACCGTTCTCACAG GTGGCATGAAGAAGAACAACCATGCAG CAAACGGACAGGCGCAGGACTTCAGATCGATGCTTAAGAAAAC AGTTGTCACCAGAAAAAAGCAACTCCCACcaaagaaagaaggagaaatTGATCCTAAACTCTGGGAACTGCTTCTCAGTGCACCAAAGAAAGACTATGAAAAAATCTGTTTGGACTTTGGTGTTACTGACTTTCGCTGGATGCTGAAGAGACTAAATCAGATGAAAAAGGAAAGGGAGGAAGAACAGGCAAAG GTTGTGGAGAATCTGGACAATGTGAAACAAATTGAAGTAAAACCAAATGGGAGAGCTGAATTTGGCTTCGACATGAAACTATTGGATCCTAACAGTGCCATTCACTTATATAAG GATGGGACAATGGTCCCATATGGCTATGATGAAAATTCGAAACCCTGTCTGAAGAAAGAAGGgacaaagtatgttttcacCATGAAAGACCTTCAACCAGAAGATGCGGGTTTTTACCAGGTTGATGTTGAGGACGCAAATGTTCTCACAACTGACTTTCAGG TCCCTAATGTGGAGTTCACAACCAAGATCAAGGATGTGAAGGCCGTTGAAAGTGAGGACGCCATCTTTGAGTGTGTCTTGTCAACGCCCCTCAACAGAATCACTTGGTCAAAAGGCAACTCATCACTTGAACATGGGGACAAATATGAGATCACCGTCTCAGAGGACAAACTAACTCACATGTTAAGAGTAAAAGATTGTGGAATGGATGATACGGGAGCATATTATGCCATTGCTGGTATTAATTCCAGTAGTGCCTCTCTCACAGTGGAAG CTGATCCAAATCGTCGTAAAGGCAAAACTGGTGACCAAGACGGTCTCTCTAAAGCAGCactgcaaaaagagaaagatgaCTTGGATACTAAGGGAGATGGAAAAGATGGTTCTGGTGATGGAACTGATGGAGACAAGAGTGATGGAGATGGAAAGAATAAGAACCTCCtgggagatggagatggagatggaaagaagaagaagcgaTCACGAACTGGCCCTTTGGTTCCTGACACTGTCGTAG ATCGAGGTGTTCAGTTTGTCAGTGGGCTGTCAGATACCGCTGCTAATGTTGGAGAACGTGCAGAGTTGTCCTGTAAACTGAGCAGCGACACCTCAGAGGGACGCTGGTATAAGAACGGGAAGCTG CTAACGAATGGGGATGGAGTCACGATTATCAAAGATGGAGCCTGTCACAGACTGATAATCGACTGCTGCAATAAAGACGATGCTGCTGTATATCGCTTTGAAGCTGAAGGACGCAAATCAGAAGCAACACTAAATGTTGAAG aCCCACCACACATTGACCCTGATGCTTTGGGAAAATTCACAAAGCCAGTCATAATAAAGGCAGGTGAAAACGCTGAGTGGAAGCTGCCATTCTCAGGTGGGGCACCAATGACTATACAGTGGTACAAGGATGACGAAGAGCTGCAGCCTGGCCTCAATGTGAAGATCGACATATCGGATACCGAGAGCCAACTGCGCCTCATGAAGTGTCAAAGGAAAGATTGTGGAGAGgtcaaaatcaaaataaaaaatgaatatggTACAAGAGAGGCAATTTCCAAACTGATTGTACTGG ATAAGCCAACGCCCCCACAAGGCCCTGTGGACATTATGGAAAGTGCTGTAACATCTGTGGAGTTCAAGTGGAAACCGCCAAAAGACAGCGGTGGATGCCCAATCACAAACTATATTATAGAGCGCCAGCAAGTGGGGCGAAATAAATGGTCAAATCTCGGTGAGATCCCTGGCAGCAACCCAAGTTACAAAGATTCAGATGTGGACCCTGGAAGGAGATACTGCTACCGGATCAGAGCCAAGAATGCAGAAGGCATCAGTGATTACCTGCAGACTGAGGACATAGCAGCTGGTGTATTAC GTTATCCTGGTGTACCGGCAGCACCCAAAGTGGTCAGCGCCTTTAAAGACTGTATCAATCTATCATGGTGTCCTCCATGTGACACTGGAGGAACCAAAATAGTGGGATACAATTTGGAAAAGAACAAGAAGGGCACTAATTACTGGAGCCTTATCAACCAAAATGGGCCAATTACAG ACACAAAGTATGCAGTGAAAGATGTCTTTGAAGGAGCAGCGTATGAATTCCGAGTGTCTGCTATTAACCTGTCTGGTACAGGAGATCCCAGTATTCCATGTGACACAGTTATTGCAAGAGATCCAATGA AACCCCCAGGCAAAGTCATAGACTTGAAATTAACATCCTCCACTTACACCACATTTTCGCTGGCTTGGACTAAACCTAAGGAGGTGCAGGGGGTGGAGGATGAAGCCCAAGGCTACCATGTGGAGATCAGACCAATAGAGAGCCTTGAATGGACCCGCTGTAATGCCATCCCAATTACTATAACTTCCTACACTGTGCTTGGCTTGAAGGCCATGGCCTCATACTGGGTGAGAGTAATTGCCACCAATTACGGAGGTGATGGAGAACCTCAAGGCTTTGACAATTACATCATCGCCATGCCCCCTCCTG TAAAGCCAAAGTTTACAGACCACAAAATGAAGACCTTCGTGGTGGTGAAATCTGGAAACACTGTTCGTCTCAACATCAACTTCGAG GCCTCCCCACTGCCTGAGATTTCTTGGGTAAAGGATGGTATTCCTGTGCCCAAACATGTAACTATCACCAACCATGATAAAGGTTCTCAGCTGTTGATTCCCACATCGGAGCGGTCGGACTCTGGCATATACACCATCACTGTCAGGAACATGGTTGGTCAGGAAAGCTTCAGTATTGAAATCAGAGTTACAG ATGATCCGAGGCCTCCAGGCCCAGTGGAGCTGAATCAGAACATCCCAGGAACAGTGACTCTGTGCTGGGCTTCCTCTCCAGATGAGAAGAGGGATGACAGGCTGCACTACATGGTGTCAAAGCGAGACTCTTTCAAACGCACATGGAGGACAGTGGCAGACAACCTCTTTAACAATAAGTTCACTGTTGTCAACATCCTGCCGGGACGGGAGTATTACTTCAGGGTGTTTGCGAAAAATGACATGGGTCTGTCACCTCCTTCTGAGTCCCCTGTGTTTggaaccaaaaaagaaaaag GACAGTTTAAAGTAAACATGCCAGAGATGAAATCCTTGGACTTTGAGGCCCCTCCGTCCTTCATTGTTCCCCTGAAGAGGCGTACAGCTCCTCAGGGTTACGAGTGCTACATGAGCTGTGCAGTTCGAGGCAACCCAGCTCCACGGGTGACGTGGTACCGCAACAACATCAGCCTCAACACAAACACCAACTACCACATCACAAACGTATGTGGAGTGTGCTCCTTGCTCATACTAAGAGTTGGACCCAGAGACAACGGAGAGTACAAGGTTGTCATAGACAGTAAGCTGGGGACAGCAGAGTCATCGATGTCCCTGAATGTCAGAG AGTGA
- the LOC111569783 gene encoding immunoglobulin-like and fibronectin type III domain-containing protein 1 isoform X2 → MSSTANQSSQVPVGFNKRSRVPGVTITQFVDPLPAGKSTPDFARKTMNVTAQEGKKAVFKAMVSGEPAPTVTWGRNKGEVEDPQIYKIKYDERAREHILEIHKVKPIHADTYKCFVTNEYGKAVSTATLTVLTGGMKKNNHAANGQAQDFRSMLKKTVVTRKKQLPPKKEGEIDPKLWELLLSAPKKDYEKICLDFGVTDFRWMLKRLNQMKKEREEEQAKVVENLDNVKQIEVKPNGRAEFGFDMKLLDPNSAIHLYKDGTMVPYGYDENSKPCLKKEGTKYVFTMKDLQPEDAGFYQVDVEDANVLTTDFQVPNVEFTTKIKDVKAVESEDAIFECVLSTPLNRITWSKGNSSLEHGDKYEITVSEDKLTHMLRVKDCGMDDTGAYYAIAGINSSSASLTVEADPNRRKGKTGDQDGLSKAALQKEKDDLDTKGDGKDGSGDGTDGDKSDGDGKNKNLLGDGDGDGKKKKRSRTGPLVPDTVVDRGVQFVSGLSDTAANVGERAELSCKLSSDTSEGRWYKNGKLLTNGDGVTIIKDGACHRLIIDCCNKDDAAVYRFEAEGRKSEATLNVEDPPHIDPDALGKFTKPVIIKAGENAEWKLPFSGGAPMTIQWYKDDEELQPGLNVKIDISDTESQLRLMKCQRKDCGEVKIKIKNEYGTREAISKLIVLDKPTPPQGPVDIMESAVTSVEFKWKPPKDSGGCPITNYIIERQQVGRNKWSNLGEIPGSNPSYKDSDVDPGRRYCYRIRAKNAEGISDYLQTEDIAAGVLRYPGVPAAPKVVSAFKDCINLSWCPPCDTGGTKIVGYNLEKNKKGTNYWSLINQNGPITVKPKFTDHKMKTFVVVKSGNTVRLNINFEASPLPEISWVKDGIPVPKHVTITNHDKGSQLLIPTSERSDSGIYTITVRNMVGQESFSIEIRVTDDPRPPGPVELNQNIPGTVTLCWASSPDEKRDDRLHYMVSKRDSFKRTWRTVADNLFNNKFTVVNILPGREYYFRVFAKNDMGLSPPSESPVFGTKKEKGQFKVNMPEMKSLDFEAPPSFIVPLKRRTAPQGYECYMSCAVRGNPAPRVTWYRNNISLNTNTNYHITNVCGVCSLLILRVGPRDNGEYKVVIDSKLGTAESSMSLNVRE, encoded by the exons atacaCAAAGTGAAACCCATCCATGCTGACACTTACAAGTGCTTTGTTACCAATGAGTACGGAAAGGCCGTCTCCACTGCCACTCTCACCGTTCTCACAG GTGGCATGAAGAAGAACAACCATGCAG CAAACGGACAGGCGCAGGACTTCAGATCGATGCTTAAGAAAAC AGTTGTCACCAGAAAAAAGCAACTCCCACcaaagaaagaaggagaaatTGATCCTAAACTCTGGGAACTGCTTCTCAGTGCACCAAAGAAAGACTATGAAAAAATCTGTTTGGACTTTGGTGTTACTGACTTTCGCTGGATGCTGAAGAGACTAAATCAGATGAAAAAGGAAAGGGAGGAAGAACAGGCAAAG GTTGTGGAGAATCTGGACAATGTGAAACAAATTGAAGTAAAACCAAATGGGAGAGCTGAATTTGGCTTCGACATGAAACTATTGGATCCTAACAGTGCCATTCACTTATATAAG GATGGGACAATGGTCCCATATGGCTATGATGAAAATTCGAAACCCTGTCTGAAGAAAGAAGGgacaaagtatgttttcacCATGAAAGACCTTCAACCAGAAGATGCGGGTTTTTACCAGGTTGATGTTGAGGACGCAAATGTTCTCACAACTGACTTTCAGG TCCCTAATGTGGAGTTCACAACCAAGATCAAGGATGTGAAGGCCGTTGAAAGTGAGGACGCCATCTTTGAGTGTGTCTTGTCAACGCCCCTCAACAGAATCACTTGGTCAAAAGGCAACTCATCACTTGAACATGGGGACAAATATGAGATCACCGTCTCAGAGGACAAACTAACTCACATGTTAAGAGTAAAAGATTGTGGAATGGATGATACGGGAGCATATTATGCCATTGCTGGTATTAATTCCAGTAGTGCCTCTCTCACAGTGGAAG CTGATCCAAATCGTCGTAAAGGCAAAACTGGTGACCAAGACGGTCTCTCTAAAGCAGCactgcaaaaagagaaagatgaCTTGGATACTAAGGGAGATGGAAAAGATGGTTCTGGTGATGGAACTGATGGAGACAAGAGTGATGGAGATGGAAAGAATAAGAACCTCCtgggagatggagatggagatggaaagaagaagaagcgaTCACGAACTGGCCCTTTGGTTCCTGACACTGTCGTAG ATCGAGGTGTTCAGTTTGTCAGTGGGCTGTCAGATACCGCTGCTAATGTTGGAGAACGTGCAGAGTTGTCCTGTAAACTGAGCAGCGACACCTCAGAGGGACGCTGGTATAAGAACGGGAAGCTG CTAACGAATGGGGATGGAGTCACGATTATCAAAGATGGAGCCTGTCACAGACTGATAATCGACTGCTGCAATAAAGACGATGCTGCTGTATATCGCTTTGAAGCTGAAGGACGCAAATCAGAAGCAACACTAAATGTTGAAG aCCCACCACACATTGACCCTGATGCTTTGGGAAAATTCACAAAGCCAGTCATAATAAAGGCAGGTGAAAACGCTGAGTGGAAGCTGCCATTCTCAGGTGGGGCACCAATGACTATACAGTGGTACAAGGATGACGAAGAGCTGCAGCCTGGCCTCAATGTGAAGATCGACATATCGGATACCGAGAGCCAACTGCGCCTCATGAAGTGTCAAAGGAAAGATTGTGGAGAGgtcaaaatcaaaataaaaaatgaatatggTACAAGAGAGGCAATTTCCAAACTGATTGTACTGG ATAAGCCAACGCCCCCACAAGGCCCTGTGGACATTATGGAAAGTGCTGTAACATCTGTGGAGTTCAAGTGGAAACCGCCAAAAGACAGCGGTGGATGCCCAATCACAAACTATATTATAGAGCGCCAGCAAGTGGGGCGAAATAAATGGTCAAATCTCGGTGAGATCCCTGGCAGCAACCCAAGTTACAAAGATTCAGATGTGGACCCTGGAAGGAGATACTGCTACCGGATCAGAGCCAAGAATGCAGAAGGCATCAGTGATTACCTGCAGACTGAGGACATAGCAGCTGGTGTATTAC GTTATCCTGGTGTACCGGCAGCACCCAAAGTGGTCAGCGCCTTTAAAGACTGTATCAATCTATCATGGTGTCCTCCATGTGACACTGGAGGAACCAAAATAGTGGGATACAATTTGGAAAAGAACAAGAAGGGCACTAATTACTGGAGCCTTATCAACCAAAATGGGCCAATTACAG TAAAGCCAAAGTTTACAGACCACAAAATGAAGACCTTCGTGGTGGTGAAATCTGGAAACACTGTTCGTCTCAACATCAACTTCGAG GCCTCCCCACTGCCTGAGATTTCTTGGGTAAAGGATGGTATTCCTGTGCCCAAACATGTAACTATCACCAACCATGATAAAGGTTCTCAGCTGTTGATTCCCACATCGGAGCGGTCGGACTCTGGCATATACACCATCACTGTCAGGAACATGGTTGGTCAGGAAAGCTTCAGTATTGAAATCAGAGTTACAG ATGATCCGAGGCCTCCAGGCCCAGTGGAGCTGAATCAGAACATCCCAGGAACAGTGACTCTGTGCTGGGCTTCCTCTCCAGATGAGAAGAGGGATGACAGGCTGCACTACATGGTGTCAAAGCGAGACTCTTTCAAACGCACATGGAGGACAGTGGCAGACAACCTCTTTAACAATAAGTTCACTGTTGTCAACATCCTGCCGGGACGGGAGTATTACTTCAGGGTGTTTGCGAAAAATGACATGGGTCTGTCACCTCCTTCTGAGTCCCCTGTGTTTggaaccaaaaaagaaaaag GACAGTTTAAAGTAAACATGCCAGAGATGAAATCCTTGGACTTTGAGGCCCCTCCGTCCTTCATTGTTCCCCTGAAGAGGCGTACAGCTCCTCAGGGTTACGAGTGCTACATGAGCTGTGCAGTTCGAGGCAACCCAGCTCCACGGGTGACGTGGTACCGCAACAACATCAGCCTCAACACAAACACCAACTACCACATCACAAACGTATGTGGAGTGTGCTCCTTGCTCATACTAAGAGTTGGACCCAGAGACAACGGAGAGTACAAGGTTGTCATAGACAGTAAGCTGGGGACAGCAGAGTCATCGATGTCCCTGAATGTCAGAG AGTGA